TGTTTTTCTAAACTTAATCCATTACTCCACTTAATAATCGACCCGAAAATTATTTCGGGTGAATGGAATGTTTCCATGATTGATAAAATATTGGGTCTCACAGATACTACTCACGTTTTACTTGACATAAGATGGTATCGCCATCCCTTGCTTGCTAATTACATTCACAATCATAGAGTTAATTGGATTAATCCTATCTACTTCCCATCAGCTTATGGAGCCTTGCCTTTTAAAAATATTTACGACTGTTATGGTCTGAATGTTATGCTTGCTTCATTATCTTTAGCCTCAAATTTAGATTACAAGGCAATAGCTTATTGTGGAATGAATGGTGATGGTCTATTCCGACAGATTCTCGACATCCCTTCCCATTCTTTTTCTGATGATAAAAAAGATTCTGCGACATCAAGTTTTTATTCTATGATAGAGTCCCTAACTTTACATCAACACTTCATGCTTTCTTGGGCTAAGTTAGTAGAGGAACTTATTTCAAATGGAAAATTAGTGTATTCTCTTAACACCATAGGTTTACTTAATTTTAACCTCTACACTGATCCTCATAAGTTTAAAGAATTGCCTGATTAAATCTAATTGTTTCAATTTGTATGCTTACTGTTAAATGATTAAACCAATCATTCTTTCTCCCTTTTTAGCTCTAGATTCTCTTCTTGATACTGATTATACTATCAGAGTCTCTAATGCCTTTCGTGGTTTCCACAATAACAGATATAAACTTAGTACTGACGATCTCTGTTTTGTTCATGTACCTAAGACTGCTGGTACTTCTATTGCTAAGTACTTTGAGGTTTTGAGGGAATATGCCTTTGGAATAAATATTTGCTATAAGAATCATTGTCCTGTTAGTATATATGCTGACCCCGCAATATATAAATATACAACCTGTCATAGAGACCCTTTCGAGAGAGTTTGGTCGTATTATCAAATGTCAATACGTGATTGTGGCAATTCATATCACAAGTATACAACGCATGATTCTTTAGAATATTTTATTAATCATTGCTGGGAATGTAGAAATATGATGACCAAATATATGACGGCAAACCTTTCTGACAATCTAAACAATAAATCTGTTCAACTTGCGAGGGACAACTTAAAAATGTTTTTTTGGGTATTCGATTTTGATAATCTCACTTCCTCGTTAGAATTGTTTACAAAAAAATATTTTAATTATTGTGCGCCACCTTCTATGACAAACGACATTCCTGTTATTCCGCAATTTCACTCAAGAAGTTCTTCTTATAGGCCACCGTCTCGGGAGGAATTATTAATTATTAAATACTATAATAAATACGATATTAGTTTGTTTGATTTATGGAAGCAAGATCAATGCTTTTCTTGAATACCTTACACCCTTCATCTTTTATTTGTTATGACATTTGATTCTATAGTCCATTTAGATTGCACTCTTCGTGATGGAGGGTACTATAATTCTTGGCAATTTTCCGAAAGTCTTATTACAGACTATCTTGTTGCAATGAAGTCTTCTAATATAGATATTGTAGAAATTGGTCTTAGATCTCTAAGTAATTCTTGTTTTAAGGGGCCTAATGCATATTCTAGTGAATCCTTCCTTGGCTCTTTAAATATACCTAAAGAGTTGAAAGTAGCTGTCATGGTAAATGCCTCGGAGCTTGTAGCTTATGACGATAAAATCTCATTTATTGACCAATTATTTCCTATTGATGCAATAGATTCTCATGTTGATATAGTGAGGATTGCTTCGAATATTAATCATGTTCATGGATCTCTTTCTTCTATAGAATATCTTGCCTCGAAAGGATACCAAGTTTGTTTGAATGTCATGCAAATATCTGAAGCTAATCCTGAGGAAGTTTCACAATGTCTAGCCCAGCTTTCCGATAGTTCTTTGTCAGTTCTTTATTTTGCGGATAGCTTGGGTTCTATGAATAATAGCGATATTGAATCTATTATAGATGTTATTCAATCCTATTGGCCTAATAGTATTGGTATTCATACTCACGATAACATCGGTCTTGCATTATCAAATACCTTACATGCAATTAAGTCTGGTGTTAAATGGGTTGATTCTACTGTTACTGGCATGGGGCGAGGAGCAGGTAACGCACGAACAGAGGAACTCTGCCTTGAGTTAGCCCTTCTCAGAGGTGATCAGCTTTCCATCCTGCAGTTAATGGCACTTATTGAAAACCATTTTTATCCATTAAAGCACCTTTATAAATGGGGCACAAACGTATATTATTATCTAGCCGGTAAATATAGTATTCATCCTTCATATATTCAATGTATGTTACAAGATTCCCGTTTTTCAACGCCAGATAGGTTTTCTGTAATCAACTATTTGCAGAAATCAAGTAGTAATAGTTTTTCTGTTGATGCGCTTCAAAATGCAAGGCAAATCTACACTGAAAATAATGTTTCTGGTCAATGGTCACCATGTCTTGTCTTAGAGAATAAAGATGTACTCCTATTAGCTACTGGACCTGGTGTTGAAGCTCACAAGGATGCTATTCGAGCTTTTATAACTAAGTATTCACCTGTTGTAATAGCCTATAATTTACAAACAAATATTGATTCATCTCTTATTGATTATTCAATCGCATGCCATCCTTTGCGATTACTTGCAGATCTTGATTTTCATTTGAGATCTTCTGTACCGTTAATTGCTCCAATTTCCGCTCTACCCTCTTATATAAGAGATGACTTAAAGTATAAGACTGTCCATGACTTTGGCATATCATTGTCATCGGATAATTCTTTTTCGTTTTTTGAGAATCGTTGCATTGTCCCTTACTCTCTTGTTCTAGCCTATTCCCTTGCATTGACTATTTGTGGCAAAGCCAATCATGTGTATATGGCAGGCTTTGATGGCTATAGTGCAGATGATCCACGTAATCATGAAGCAGAAACCATATTTGATCTCTTTTCTCAAGTTTCAGATTTAGATAAATATACTTCCATTACTCCTACACGTTATAATCTTAACACTAAAAGTGTCTATGGATATATTTAATTATTATGGAAAACACTATTAAGGTTCCTTCTCGAAAAGTTGTTGCATTTCTTCCCTGTCGGAGTGGTAGTCAAAGAGTACCAAAAAAGAATATTAAGCCTATTGCCCACTTCGATTATGGTCTTATTCAAATCAAAATTAATCAACTTATTGAAGCAAATATGGTAGATTCAATCTTTTTATCGACCAATGATCAGCTTATTTTGGAATATGCAAGTTCTATTAAATCAGCAAAATTGTGTATCCATCGCAGATCCGAGGATTTATGCACTAATGCAACGAGTACTGATGATTTAATTCTTCATGCGTCAAAATGTATTCCTAATGCCCACATATTGTGGACTCACGTAACATCTCCTTTTGTATCTTCTAAGTGCTATGATAAACTTATTAAATCATATTTTGAAGCATTAAGTGAGGGATACGATTCGCTCATGACTACTTCCTTGATACGTAACTTTGTTTGGAATGATAGCGCACCTTTAAATTATAATAGAACTATTGAAAAATGGCCTCGTACCCAAACACTTCCACGGCTGTACGAAGTCAATAGTGCTGCTTTCATTGCGTCATCAATTGTTTACAATGAATTTAGTGATAGGATTGGGAAAAAACCTTTATTATATGTTTTAGATCAATTTAAGTCTTTTGATGTAGATTGGCCTGATGACTTTACTTTCGCCGAGCAGCTTATCAAATCTGATATTATTGAATTATGAGACACGATATGTCATCTTATAAAACTTTTATTTTTGATTGCGATGGAGTAATCTTAAACTCTAATAATGTTAAAACTAAGGCATTCTGGGATTCTGTGATTGACTTTGGTGAGGATAAGGCTCGTAAACTCGTTGAATATCATAAATCTAGAGGTGGTATATCTAGATATATAAAGTTTGAATACTTTATTGATAATATTATTTCTTTATCGGATTTTCAGCTTTCTAGACAATCTTTGCTTGATATTCTTCTTGATCGCTATTCCTTCAATGTAATCAATGGCTTGTTAAATTGTCAGATTTCTGAGCATTTAGGCAGATTGCGATATAAATACAATGATGTTAAATGGGTAGTAGTTTCTGGTGGTGACCAGAAAGAGTTACATTCTGTCTTCGAAAGTCGTTCTATCAAGTCTTTGTTTGATGGTGGCATATTTGGTAGTCCTGATTCCAAAGATATTATTCTAAAGCGTGAGATTTTAACCAATACTTTAATTAAACCAGCAATCTTTTTCGGTGATAGCGCTTATGATTATATGGTTTCATCACGTTTTGGCCTTGACTTCTGTTTTATTTCTGATTGGAGTGAGATTAGGAATAAGCATCAATTCATTAGCGATAAGAATTTGTATTCCGTAAAAAACCTGGGGGTATTTCTTGAAGAAGTTTATGTTTAGTTTTATATCTTTATTGTTTAATTTTGGTGTTCCATTTCTCATTTTCGTATGAAGTTGCTTCGTGTTGTCCGCTCAATGGATCCGTCTGCTGGTGGTATCTCAACTGGAATTAGAGAAATGCACCAGCCCTTAAGAAATAATGGTTTTGATGTCAAAATCTTGTGCTTTGATGATACGGACTCGCCTTGGTCTAACGATCTAAATGGTGATTTAATATGCATGGGTCGTATAAATAATAAATATGGCTATAGAATTGGATTGTTGTCTGAAATCAGACGAATAGCTAGACGTTTTGATGTCGCGATTGTTGAAGGAATTTGGAGTTATCATTCCTTTGCATGTTGGAGAGTTTTTTGTGCAATCGGCCTGCCATATTTTGTCTACACCCATGGCATGCTTGATCCATGGTTCAAGCGCACGTATCCGATTAAGCACTTAAAGAAATCGGCCTATTGGCCTTGGGCAGATTACAACGTGCTACGTGACGCCGAAGCTGTTTTTTTTACCACAGAGCAGGAGCGGTTGCTGGCTCGAGATTCGTTCTGGCTTTATAAGGCCAAAGAAAAGGTAGTGGGCTACGGCACCTCTCCACCACCATCTGATGTACGCGCTCAGAGGATTGCGTTTATGGAGCGTTTCCCCCATCTGCGCGGTCAACGTATTCTACTTTTTCTCAGCCGCATCCATCCGAAAAAAGGTGTCGATCTATTGATAGAAGCCTTTGCTGCCATTGCCTTCAGTGATCCTGCTTTGCAGCTTGTGATAGCTGGGCCTGATCAGGTGGATT
This portion of the Synechococcus sp. ROS8604 genome encodes:
- a CDS encoding aldolase catalytic domain-containing protein is translated as MTFDSIVHLDCTLRDGGYYNSWQFSESLITDYLVAMKSSNIDIVEIGLRSLSNSCFKGPNAYSSESFLGSLNIPKELKVAVMVNASELVAYDDKISFIDQLFPIDAIDSHVDIVRIASNINHVHGSLSSIEYLASKGYQVCLNVMQISEANPEEVSQCLAQLSDSSLSVLYFADSLGSMNNSDIESIIDVIQSYWPNSIGIHTHDNIGLALSNTLHAIKSGVKWVDSTVTGMGRGAGNARTEELCLELALLRGDQLSILQLMALIENHFYPLKHLYKWGTNVYYYLAGKYSIHPSYIQCMLQDSRFSTPDRFSVINYLQKSSSNSFSVDALQNARQIYTENNVSGQWSPCLVLENKDVLLLATGPGVEAHKDAIRAFITKYSPVVIAYNLQTNIDSSLIDYSIACHPLRLLADLDFHLRSSVPLIAPISALPSYIRDDLKYKTVHDFGISLSSDNSFSFFENRCIVPYSLVLAYSLALTICGKANHVYMAGFDGYSADDPRNHEAETIFDLFSQVSDLDKYTSITPTRYNLNTKSVYGYI
- a CDS encoding cytidylyltransferase domain-containing protein, which produces MENTIKVPSRKVVAFLPCRSGSQRVPKKNIKPIAHFDYGLIQIKINQLIEANMVDSIFLSTNDQLILEYASSIKSAKLCIHRRSEDLCTNATSTDDLILHASKCIPNAHILWTHVTSPFVSSKCYDKLIKSYFEALSEGYDSLMTTSLIRNFVWNDSAPLNYNRTIEKWPRTQTLPRLYEVNSAAFIASSIVYNEFSDRIGKKPLLYVLDQFKSFDVDWPDDFTFAEQLIKSDIIEL
- a CDS encoding HAD family hydrolase; translation: MRHDMSSYKTFIFDCDGVILNSNNVKTKAFWDSVIDFGEDKARKLVEYHKSRGGISRYIKFEYFIDNIISLSDFQLSRQSLLDILLDRYSFNVINGLLNCQISEHLGRLRYKYNDVKWVVVSGGDQKELHSVFESRSIKSLFDGGIFGSPDSKDIILKREILTNTLIKPAIFFGDSAYDYMVSSRFGLDFCFISDWSEIRNKHQFISDKNLYSVKNLGVFLEEVYV
- a CDS encoding glycosyltransferase translates to MDPSAGGISTGIREMHQPLRNNGFDVKILCFDDTDSPWSNDLNGDLICMGRINNKYGYRIGLLSEIRRIARRFDVAIVEGIWSYHSFACWRVFCAIGLPYFVYTHGMLDPWFKRTYPIKHLKKSAYWPWADYNVLRDAEAVFFTTEQERLLARDSFWLYKAKEKVVGYGTSPPPSDVRAQRIAFMERFPHLRGQRILLFLSRIHPKKGVDLLIEAFAAIAFSDPALQLVIAGPDQVDLQAGLQQRSAELGIADRISWPGMLSGDLKWGAYRSAELFCLPSHQENFGVVVAEALACGLPVAISEPVNIAADVAQAGAGIVHVDTALGTEEALRQWLAMTPMAKVEMAERGRQLFFERFDFASVAKNILPLLEEAVLEASRK